In Phreatobacter stygius, a genomic segment contains:
- a CDS encoding LCCL domain-containing protein, with translation MKWIILLTLALASLAASPARAQAISECPDDFSAFAGATDPLTCSCSAQAAERGSVWGMDVYTGDSSVCKAAVHAGAITRRGGQVTVTPEAGRPAYPGLTRNGVSSSNYGAYASSFRFAGAAGRPNTAADGKSSDSKSGPAGVPAETTAAISECPDDFSVFAETAEALTCSCSAQAAERGSVWGMDVYTGDSSVCKAAVHAGAITRRGGQVTVTPEAGRPAYPGLTRNGVSSSNFGAYASSFRVAGERRAASAPTGQTTQVLVSECPNDFSAFADTSEPLICTCSAQAADRGSVWGMDVYTGDSSVCKAAVHAGAINRRGGQVTVSPDAGQATYAGVTRNGISSSNYGSYASSFRFGPAPSGPTVCPDNFVAFQEITAPLGCTCDRAAMERGSVWGMDVYTADSSVCKAAVHAGAVPRQGGLVSVIPEPGRNAYPGLTRNGVTSSNYGPYDGSFRFPPRQGATAAAPAKMATAPVQQNITQSLRERGEVDLYVQFRFNSAELDLSAADTLRELRNVLAADTNLRLGLIGHTDSVGTADYNRSLSYRRAEAVGRWLVQQGIATSRLTIDGRGRAEPIADNATEAGRAANRRVQALKL, from the coding sequence ATGAAATGGATCATCCTGCTCACGCTTGCCCTGGCGTCCCTTGCGGCCTCGCCCGCGCGGGCTCAGGCAATTTCCGAATGTCCCGACGATTTCTCGGCCTTTGCAGGCGCGACGGATCCGCTCACCTGCAGCTGTAGCGCGCAAGCCGCCGAGCGCGGGTCGGTCTGGGGCATGGACGTCTATACCGGCGATAGTTCGGTCTGCAAGGCAGCCGTCCATGCCGGCGCGATCACCCGGCGTGGCGGCCAGGTGACGGTGACGCCCGAGGCTGGCCGGCCCGCCTATCCCGGCCTGACCCGCAACGGCGTCAGCTCGTCCAACTACGGTGCCTATGCGTCGAGCTTCCGCTTCGCTGGTGCCGCGGGCCGGCCCAATACCGCCGCCGACGGCAAGTCGTCGGACAGCAAGTCCGGCCCGGCTGGCGTGCCCGCCGAGACCACTGCCGCCATTTCGGAATGCCCTGATGACTTCTCGGTTTTCGCGGAAACCGCCGAGGCCTTGACCTGCAGCTGCAGCGCTCAGGCCGCCGAGCGTGGTTCGGTGTGGGGCATGGACGTCTATACCGGTGATTCCTCGGTCTGCAAGGCAGCCGTCCATGCCGGCGCGATCACCCGGCGCGGCGGCCAGGTGACGGTGACGCCCGAAGCCGGTCGGCCGGCCTATCCCGGCCTGACCCGCAACGGTGTCAGCTCGTCCAATTTCGGCGCTTATGCGTCCAGCTTCCGTGTCGCGGGCGAGCGGCGGGCAGCCAGCGCACCGACAGGCCAGACCACGCAAGTGCTGGTCTCGGAATGCCCGAATGACTTTTCGGCCTTCGCCGACACGTCCGAACCGCTGATCTGCACCTGCAGCGCTCAGGCCGCCGATCGTGGTTCGGTCTGGGGCATGGACGTCTATACGGGCGACTCCTCGGTCTGCAAGGCGGCGGTCCACGCCGGCGCGATCAACCGGCGCGGCGGCCAGGTGACCGTGAGCCCGGACGCCGGCCAGGCGACCTATGCCGGCGTCACCCGCAACGGCATCTCGTCGTCCAATTACGGCTCCTATGCTTCGAGCTTCCGGTTCGGCCCGGCGCCGTCGGGTCCGACAGTGTGCCCGGACAATTTCGTCGCTTTTCAGGAGATCACCGCGCCGCTCGGCTGCACCTGCGACAGGGCGGCGATGGAACGCGGCTCGGTCTGGGGCATGGATGTCTACACGGCCGATTCCTCGGTCTGCAAGGCGGCCGTCCATGCCGGCGCGGTGCCGCGCCAGGGCGGGCTGGTCAGCGTCATTCCGGAGCCCGGGCGCAACGCTTATCCAGGCCTGACCCGCAACGGCGTCACCTCGTCCAACTATGGCCCCTACGACGGCAGCTTCCGCTTTCCGCCGCGCCAGGGCGCGACCGCTGCGGCGCCGGCCAAGATGGCAACGGCGCCGGTTCAGCAGAACATCACGCAGAGCCTGCGCGAGCGCGGCGAGGTCGATCTCTATGTCCAGTTCCGCTTCAATTCGGCGGAGCTGGACCTCTCCGCCGCCGATACGCTGCGCGAGCTGCGCAATGTTCTCGCCGCTGACACCAACCTGAGGCTCGGCCTGATCGGCCATACGGATTCGGTCGGAACCGCCGACTATAATCGCTCGTTGTCCTACCGCCGTGCCGAGGCGGTCGGACGCTGGCTGGTGCAGCAGGGCATCGCCACCAGCCGGTTGACCATCGACGGGCGCGGCCGGGCCGAGCCGATTGCCGACAACGCGACCGAGGCCGGCCGCGCCGCCAACCGGCGGGTTCAGGCGCTGAAGCTCTGA
- a CDS encoding ABC transporter substrate-binding protein, giving the protein MNRREFAKLMAAAGVAGGTEISWGLSRAVGQTRGGTLNTIIQPEPPILVTAINQQQPTLTLGGKIYESLLRYGFDLKPMPGLAQSWEVSPDGLKYTFKLFPNITFHDGKPMTSADVVFSVMTVLLETHPRARGTFQRIDKAEAPDPLTVVFTLKQPFAPFLSSFDCTTAPIVPKHIYEGTDIRKNPANAQAIGTGPFKLKEWVRGSHIHLVRHEGYYRQGEPFLDEIYYRVIPDAASRSVALEKGIVQLTQWTDVEFFDVARLQKLPNLEMTTKGYEFFAPHLWLDMNNRVAPMNDKRFRQACSHAIDRTAMKQRVFFGLGKEATGPVSSKTPFYEKNVKQYDYSLDKAKALLDDMGLKPGAGGKRVTINFLVPPYGEIWQRMGEFIRQSLGRVGIDIVLQGLDLAGWAERVSNWEYEMTVNLLYQLGDPALGVSRSYVSSNIRKGVLFSNMAGYSNPEVDRLFEEAAVATDEAKRRELYSQVQKIVVEDCPLAWLIEQDFPNFVDKRLKNVVTSGIGVHDTFGRVSLG; this is encoded by the coding sequence ATGAACAGACGCGAATTCGCCAAGCTCATGGCCGCCGCAGGTGTTGCCGGCGGTACCGAGATTTCCTGGGGGCTCAGCCGCGCGGTCGGCCAGACCCGTGGCGGCACGCTCAACACCATCATCCAGCCGGAACCGCCGATCCTGGTCACCGCGATCAACCAGCAGCAGCCGACGCTCACCCTCGGCGGCAAAATCTATGAGAGCCTGCTGCGCTACGGCTTCGACCTGAAGCCGATGCCCGGCCTCGCCCAGTCCTGGGAGGTGTCGCCGGACGGCCTGAAATATACCTTCAAGCTGTTCCCCAATATCACCTTCCACGACGGCAAGCCGATGACCTCGGCCGACGTGGTGTTCTCGGTCATGACCGTGCTGCTCGAGACCCACCCGCGCGCCCGCGGCACCTTCCAGCGCATCGACAAGGCCGAAGCGCCCGATCCGCTGACGGTGGTGTTCACGCTGAAGCAGCCCTTCGCGCCGTTCCTCAGCTCGTTCGACTGCACCACTGCGCCGATCGTGCCGAAGCACATCTACGAGGGCACCGATATCCGCAAGAACCCGGCCAATGCCCAGGCGATCGGCACCGGCCCGTTCAAGCTGAAGGAATGGGTACGCGGCTCGCATATCCATCTCGTCCGGCACGAGGGCTATTACCGCCAGGGCGAGCCTTTTCTCGACGAGATCTATTACCGGGTCATTCCGGATGCCGCCTCGCGCTCGGTGGCGCTGGAGAAGGGCATCGTCCAGCTCACCCAGTGGACCGATGTCGAGTTCTTCGACGTGGCGCGCCTGCAGAAGCTGCCCAACCTGGAGATGACCACCAAGGGCTACGAATTCTTCGCCCCGCATCTCTGGCTCGACATGAACAACCGCGTCGCGCCGATGAACGACAAGCGCTTCCGCCAGGCCTGTTCGCATGCCATCGACCGCACCGCGATGAAGCAGCGGGTGTTCTTCGGCCTCGGCAAGGAAGCGACCGGGCCGGTCTCCTCCAAGACCCCGTTCTACGAAAAGAACGTCAAGCAATATGACTACTCGCTCGACAAGGCCAAGGCCCTGCTCGACGACATGGGCCTCAAGCCCGGGGCTGGCGGAAAACGCGTCACCATCAACTTCCTGGTGCCGCCTTATGGCGAGATCTGGCAGCGCATGGGCGAGTTCATCCGCCAGTCGCTCGGCCGGGTCGGTATCGACATCGTGCTGCAGGGCCTCGACCTCGCCGGCTGGGCCGAACGGGTGTCGAACTGGGAATATGAGATGACCGTCAACCTGCTTTACCAGCTCGGCGATCCGGCGCTCGGCGTGTCACGCAGCTATGTCTCGTCCAACATCCGGAAAGGCGTGCTGTTCTCCAACATGGCGGGCTATTCCAATCCGGAAGTCGACCGGCTGTTCGAGGAGGCGGCGGTCGCCACCGACGAAGCCAAGCGCCGGGAGCTCTATTCCCAGGTCCAGAAGATCGTCGTCGAGGACTGCCCGCTGGCCTGGCTGATCGAGCAGGACTTCCCGAACTTCGTCGACAAGCGCCTGAAAAACGTCGTGACATCCGGCATCGGCGTTCACGACACCTTCGGCCGGGTGTCGCTCGGATGA
- a CDS encoding 2-hydroxyacid dehydrogenase, whose product MTSIALISERGVLSFLSAQLETALPGATFRHWPETGAAEAEIAICWAPPKGALASMPNLRLIHSIGAGVDNILSDPNLPDLPVCRVVDPKLAAAMAEFILWGTLYFHRRFDEVTANAQAGRWQRLEQTAAGDKRVGILGLGAMGEQAARLLRRVGYRVSGWSRSPRQLEGITVHAGEAALDRFLGKTDILVCLLPLTPATARILDAERLGRLPRGAGLILVSRGEHLVVDDLVGLIRSGHLRGAILDVFDEEPLPPDHPLWREPGVLVTPHMAGLAKPRAIAEQIAENIRRLQAGEPLVNRVDPARGY is encoded by the coding sequence ATGACCAGCATTGCCTTGATCAGCGAGCGGGGCGTTCTGTCCTTTCTCTCCGCTCAGCTCGAAACCGCCCTGCCCGGCGCGACCTTCAGGCACTGGCCTGAGACAGGCGCGGCGGAAGCTGAGATCGCGATCTGCTGGGCGCCACCGAAAGGCGCCCTCGCCAGCATGCCGAACCTCCGGCTGATCCATTCGATCGGCGCCGGCGTCGACAATATCCTGTCCGATCCCAACCTGCCGGACCTGCCGGTCTGCCGGGTGGTCGATCCCAAGCTCGCCGCCGCCATGGCCGAATTCATCCTGTGGGGCACGCTCTATTTCCATCGCCGCTTCGACGAGGTCACCGCCAATGCGCAAGCCGGCCGCTGGCAGCGCCTGGAGCAGACGGCGGCCGGCGACAAGCGGGTCGGCATTCTCGGGCTCGGCGCCATGGGCGAACAGGCCGCGCGCCTGTTGCGCCGCGTCGGCTATCGGGTGTCCGGCTGGTCGCGCTCGCCGCGACAGCTCGAGGGCATCACCGTGCATGCCGGCGAGGCCGCGCTCGACCGGTTCCTCGGCAAGACCGACATCCTGGTCTGCCTGCTGCCGCTGACGCCCGCGACCGCGCGCATTCTCGACGCCGAACGGCTCGGCCGCCTGCCCAGGGGTGCGGGGCTGATCCTGGTGAGCCGCGGCGAACATCTTGTCGTCGACGACCTGGTCGGCCTGATCCGCTCGGGCCATCTGCGCGGCGCCATTCTCGACGTTTTCGACGAAGAGCCACTGCCGCCGGACCATCCGCTCTGGCGCGAGCCCGGCGTGCTCGTGACCCCGCATATGGCTGGCCTCGCCAAGCCGCGGGCCATCGCCGAGCAGATCGCCGAGAACATCCGCCGCCTCCAGGCCGGCGAACCGCTGGTCAACCGGGTCGATCCGGCACGCGGCTACTAG
- a CDS encoding ABC transporter permease gives MSMVTLKAGGGRGIATALAVLAWAVKFVAVVLVIATFSFIIVRAAPGDPAQVMAGQTGAADEQMLAQLRQEYGLDKPYVVQLASHLKRVLTLDLGYSYRQQRPVIALLAERMPATLLLTGTAFLVALIAGIVLGTLAGIRAGRWSDTFLSVVSLLLYAMPVFWLGLMLVLLFSVQLDWLPAFGYVTIGVEMSPLRRVFDIATHLALPALSLSAVYLAIYARLMRSSVIEVMHQDFIKTARAKGLAQGRIIARHILRNAILPVVTVAGMQAGALVGGAVVVETVFAWPGLGRLTYDAVLQRDYPVLLGIFLVMSVLVIVLNLVTDAIYRAIDPRVTTRSAS, from the coding sequence ATGAGCATGGTGACGCTGAAGGCGGGCGGCGGCCGCGGTATCGCGACCGCCCTCGCCGTCCTGGCCTGGGCCGTCAAATTCGTCGCGGTGGTCCTGGTGATCGCAACGTTCAGCTTCATCATCGTGCGCGCCGCGCCCGGCGATCCGGCCCAGGTCATGGCTGGCCAGACCGGCGCGGCCGACGAGCAGATGCTGGCCCAGCTCCGCCAGGAATATGGTCTCGACAAACCCTATGTCGTCCAGCTCGCCAGTCACCTGAAGCGCGTGCTGACCCTCGACCTCGGTTATTCCTATCGGCAGCAGCGCCCGGTCATCGCCTTGCTGGCGGAACGCATGCCGGCGACGCTGCTCTTGACCGGCACGGCGTTCCTGGTCGCCCTCATCGCCGGCATCGTGCTGGGCACGCTGGCCGGCATCCGCGCCGGCCGATGGTCCGACACGTTTCTCAGCGTGGTCTCGCTCCTGCTCTACGCCATGCCCGTCTTCTGGCTCGGCCTGATGCTGGTGCTGCTGTTCTCGGTGCAGCTCGATTGGCTGCCGGCCTTCGGTTACGTCACCATCGGCGTCGAGATGTCGCCGCTCAGGCGCGTCTTCGACATTGCCACCCACCTGGCCTTGCCGGCCCTGTCGCTCTCAGCGGTCTATCTTGCCATCTATGCGCGGCTGATGCGCTCGTCGGTGATCGAGGTCATGCATCAGGACTTCATCAAGACCGCGCGCGCCAAGGGCCTGGCCCAGGGCCGCATCATCGCGCGCCACATCCTGCGCAACGCGATTCTGCCGGTCGTCACGGTGGCCGGCATGCAGGCCGGCGCGCTAGTCGGCGGCGCCGTCGTGGTCGAGACCGTGTTTGCCTGGCCCGGCCTCGGCCGGCTCACCTATGACGCGGTGCTGCAGCGCGACTACCCGGTCCTGCTCGGCATCTTCCTGGTCATGTCGGTGCTGGTGATCGTGCTCAACCTCGTCACCGACGCGATCTATCGCGCCATCGATCCGCGCGTCACCACGCGCTCCGCGTCCTGA
- a CDS encoding AraC family transcriptional regulator, with protein sequence MGHMLALSQGRARRGAGAPTVTCFSGYEASGRRADALQSAGRPVAAMAAEYVSGTVGTRHSHRRAQLLHALSGVMTVITEAGSWAVPPQHALWIPPGVIHQSRCWGDVQLRTLYVEPDAAGGLPRTCRLLEVSPLLRALLNEAVTLPVEYDVDGRDGQVVALMLAEIGRMPALPLSAPMPRDRRLARICEAILRDPSNDQDLEHWARIGGLGRRTLTRLFRQETDMSFAEWRQQVRLMEALTRLTSGEPVTNVALDLGYDSPSAFSAMFRRIMGISPREYLRWTEPSEPDFRAGEVSATAVRA encoded by the coding sequence ATGGGCCATATGCTCGCCTTGTCTCAGGGACGCGCTCGCCGTGGGGCGGGTGCGCCGACCGTCACCTGCTTTTCCGGCTATGAGGCGAGCGGACGCCGCGCCGATGCGCTGCAGAGCGCCGGACGCCCGGTGGCGGCCATGGCGGCCGAATATGTTTCGGGCACCGTCGGCACGCGCCATAGCCATCGGCGTGCGCAATTGCTGCATGCCTTGAGCGGGGTGATGACCGTCATCACCGAGGCGGGCAGCTGGGCCGTGCCGCCGCAGCACGCCTTGTGGATCCCGCCCGGCGTGATCCACCAGAGCCGCTGCTGGGGCGACGTGCAGCTGCGCACGCTCTATGTCGAGCCCGACGCCGCCGGCGGCTTGCCCAGGACGTGCCGACTGCTCGAGGTCTCGCCGCTGTTGCGTGCGCTTCTCAACGAGGCCGTGACCTTGCCGGTCGAATATGACGTCGATGGCCGCGACGGCCAGGTGGTGGCCTTGATGCTGGCCGAGATCGGCCGCATGCCGGCCCTGCCGTTGAGTGCGCCCATGCCGCGCGACCGGCGGCTCGCGCGCATTTGCGAGGCGATCCTGCGCGATCCCAGCAACGACCAGGACCTGGAACATTGGGCCCGCATCGGCGGTCTCGGCCGGCGCACCTTGACCCGGCTGTTCCGCCAGGAAACCGATATGAGCTTCGCCGAATGGCGCCAGCAGGTGCGCCTGATGGAGGCGCTGACGCGGCTGACCTCGGGTGAGCCGGTGACCAATGTCGCGCTCGATCTCGGCTACGACAGCCCGAGCGCCTTCAGCGCCATGTTCCGCCGCATCATGGGCATTTCGCCGCGCGAATATCTGCGCTGGACCGAGCCGAGCGAGCCGGATTTCCGTGCCGGGGAAGTCTCGGCAACCGCAGTGCGAGCCTGA
- a CDS encoding MFS transporter, translated as MSSVDTIDTAGRVGVLSAADERSKLDAIYRKVTFRLIPFLFIVWLMAWLDRVNVGFTKLQMNASLGFSETVYGLGAGLFFIGYFFFEVPSNLALQRYGARKTISRIAIGWGLACIAMMFVTTPTGFYVVRFILGACEAGFWPGVILYLTYWFPTTRCSKVFALLGCATSTSGVVSGPIAGVIMENMNGLNAWAGWQWVFLIEGIPSVLLGIAAIWVLSDKPHEARWLTEEERRLLTQDLERDRAMVGAREHSIGRALKDRRIWTFIFIYFCIIMGQSALIFWAPTIVRDLGFTNTATIGAIVSVAFFIGVVATVLNGIHSDRMKEVRFHCGLGILTGGIGCAVLGLLVLQGSQWAILALWIALPGILCSIPVFWQLPNKIVVGTAAAAGIALINSIGNLGGFGAPFLMGVVKDATGHVTIALWLVAALLVIGAVITMRQPKDTAA; from the coding sequence ATGAGCTCGGTAGACACCATCGACACGGCGGGACGCGTCGGCGTCCTGTCGGCCGCCGACGAACGATCGAAGCTCGACGCCATCTACAGGAAGGTGACCTTCAGGCTCATTCCCTTCCTGTTCATCGTCTGGTTGATGGCCTGGCTCGACCGGGTCAATGTCGGTTTCACCAAGCTGCAGATGAACGCCAGTCTCGGCTTCAGCGAGACGGTCTATGGTCTTGGCGCCGGCCTGTTCTTCATCGGCTATTTTTTCTTCGAGGTACCGAGCAACCTGGCTCTCCAGCGCTATGGCGCGCGCAAGACGATTTCGCGCATCGCGATCGGCTGGGGGCTGGCCTGCATCGCCATGATGTTCGTCACGACGCCCACCGGTTTCTACGTCGTCCGCTTCATCCTGGGCGCCTGCGAGGCCGGCTTCTGGCCCGGCGTCATCCTCTATCTCACCTATTGGTTCCCGACGACCCGCTGTTCGAAGGTCTTCGCATTGCTCGGCTGCGCCACCTCGACCTCCGGCGTGGTCAGCGGTCCGATCGCCGGAGTCATCATGGAGAACATGAATGGCCTCAATGCCTGGGCTGGCTGGCAATGGGTGTTCCTGATCGAGGGCATTCCCTCGGTGCTGCTCGGGATCGCCGCCATCTGGGTTCTGAGCGACAAACCGCATGAAGCACGCTGGCTGACCGAGGAAGAGCGTCGCTTGCTGACCCAGGACCTGGAGCGCGACCGCGCCATGGTTGGCGCCCGCGAGCATTCGATCGGCCGGGCGCTGAAAGACCGGCGGATCTGGACTTTCATCTTCATCTATTTCTGCATCATCATGGGCCAGTCGGCGCTGATCTTCTGGGCGCCGACCATCGTCCGGGATCTCGGCTTCACCAACACCGCGACGATCGGCGCGATCGTCTCGGTCGCGTTCTTCATCGGCGTGGTGGCGACCGTGCTCAACGGCATCCATTCCGATCGCATGAAGGAGGTGCGCTTCCACTGCGGCCTGGGCATCCTGACCGGCGGCATCGGTTGCGCGGTGCTGGGTCTGCTGGTCCTGCAGGGCTCGCAATGGGCGATCCTGGCGCTGTGGATAGCGCTTCCCGGAATCCTCTGCTCGATCCCGGTGTTCTGGCAATTGCCGAACAAGATCGTGGTCGGCACCGCCGCGGCAGCCGGCATCGCGCTGATCAATTCGATCGGCAATCTCGGCGGCTTCGGTGCGCCCTTCCTGATGGGTGTGGTCAAGGATGCCACCGGCCATGTCACCATCGCGCTCTGGCTGGTGGCCGCCCTTCTGGTCATCGGCGCCGTGATCACCATGCGCCAGCCGAAGGATACCGCCGCGTGA